The following are encoded together in the Raphanus sativus cultivar WK10039 unplaced genomic scaffold, ASM80110v3 Scaffold2431, whole genome shotgun sequence genome:
- the LOC130505615 gene encoding BTB/POZ domain-containing protein At1g50280-like: protein MSLFYDLQICINGDHTFFLNQDVISKYSGSLRKMIKQSKKKRNKKSKSPEIITIEIDGFPGGSDGFELVSRFCYSNGGISIDVSNVSTLYCCSVFLGMTEKLCFSNLLLQTESFLEEVFYGSWNDIVLSLKSCEQVFLHADSYGLVDKLIFSALTKISRSSEAFSSSSLSSSSPSSAKNTPESDKRLASQNVSCGRSNEWWFDDMSSLSPVIILKLIRIIGAYKTNVKSLVLTKFLLHYLKTRLQTKSRNIELMRNKLEYSDLADTAVTGVVLAGKTAFSCRKLFWVLRVLSSFSLSRESKTGLETLIGEMLDQATLDDLLIPAAGGSRESGFYNVDLVIRLLKVFVRNREEEEEESKMKEVGRLIDKYLREISPDQNLKVSKFLGVAESLPDSARGCFDGVYRAIDIYLQSHPNLTPEDRTKICRCLNYKKLTLETCRQLARNPKIPPDIAIQALKSRCDDQKHRTPTPEVKLVNKSTCRSRRHSQDKKPVMLHHKGFAISEKLAEELKTKEGYNWKVIDRFRERL, encoded by the exons ATGTCTCTCTTCTACGATCTTCAAATCTGTATCAATGGAGATCACACATTCTTCCTCAATCAG GATGTGATCTCAAAGTACTCTGGAAGCTTGAGGAAGATGATAAAacagagcaagaagaagagaaacaagaagAGTAAATCTCCAGAGATCATCACTATCGAGATCGATGGGTTTCCAGGTGGATCAGATGGGTTTGAGCTGGTTTCAAGGTTCTGTTACAGCAACGGAGGAATCTCAATCGATGTCTCAAACGTCTCGACTCTGTACTGCTGCTCTGTTTTTCTAGGCATGACGGAAAAGCTCTGTTTCTCTAACCTCTTGCTTCAGACAGAGTCTTTTCTCGAAGAAGTGTTCTACGGTTCTTGGAACGACATCGTTTTAAGCCTCAAGAGCTGCGAGCAAGTGTTCCTCCACGCAGATTCGTATGGTCTCGTCGATAAACTCATTTTCTCAGCTTTGACCAAAATCTCTCGGAGCTCAGAAGcgttctcttcctcttcactgtcttcttcttcgcctTCTTCGGCTAAGAACACGCCTGAATCAGACAAAAGGTTAGCTTCTCAGAATGTTTCTTGCGGAAGAAGCAACGAGTGGTGGTTCGACGATATGTCAAGTCTCTCCCCAGTGATCATCTTGAAGCTAATAAGGATCATTGGAGCTTACAAAACCAACGTGAAAAGCTTGGTCCTGACTAAGTTTCTTCTCCATTATCTCAAGACAAGACTCCAAACCAAATCAAGAAATATAGAGCTTATGAGGAACAAGCTTGAGTACTCTGATTTAGCTGATACAGCGGTTACAGGAGTGGTTTTGGCTGGTAAAACCGCGTTTTCTTGCAGGAAACTCTTTTGGGTTCTTCGGGTTTTATCCAGTTTTAGTCTAAGTAGAGAGTCAAAGACCGGTTTAGAAACCCTAATTGGAGAAATGTTGGATCAAGCAACACTTGATGATCTTCTGATACCTGCAGCTGGAGGAAGCAGAGAGAGTGGGTTCTACAATGTGGATCTTGTGATAAGATTGCTAAAAGTGTTTGTGaggaacagagaagaagaagaagaagaatcaaagatGAAAGAAGTTGGGAGATTGATTGATAAGTATTTAAGAGAGATATCTCCAGATCAGAATTTGAAAGTATCCAAGTTCCTTGGCGTTGCAGAGAGTTTGCCAGATTCTGCTAGAGGTTGCTTTGATGGAGTTTACAGAGCCATTGACATCTATCTACAG TCTCATCCTAATCTAACACCAGAAGATCGAACAAAGATATGTCGATGTCTCAATTACAAGAAACTGACACTGGAGACCTGCAGACAGCTCGCCAGAAACCCTAAGATCCCTCCAGATATTGCCATTCAAGCACTCAAATCCAGATGTGACGATCAAAAGCACAGAACTCCAACTCCAGAAGTGAAACTTGTAAACAAGAGTACGTGTCGTAGTCGTAGACACTCACAAGACAAGAAGCCTGTAATGTTGCACCACAAAGGCTTTGCGATATCAGAGAAATTAGCCGAGGAGCTGAAGACTAAAGAAGGATATAACTGGAAGGTTATAGATAGATTCAGAGAACGGCTATGA